GGCCGGGGGTCACAATGGAAGGGACGAAACCACTACCTTGGCATTGATCCCTGCTGTAAGGGAACAAATCCAGATTCCATTGATTGCCGCCGGGGGGATTGCCACCGGGCGCTCTATGCTTGCAACGATGGTCTTAGGTGCGGATGGAGTACAGGTGGGAACTCGTTTTGTAGCCTCAGATGAGGCCTCTTCACACATACGCTTTAAGGAAAGGGTGGTTGCCGCCAAGGAGGGTGACACCCAGCTTACTTTAAAAGAGCTGGCTCCGGTTCGCATGTTAAAGAATGAATTTTTTGAACAGGTGCAGGAAGCCTACAGACGTTGTGCCACCCCAGACGAGCTAAGGGAATTACTGGGCAGGGCCAGGGCTAAACGCGGGATGTTTGAAGGCGACCTGGAGGAGGGTGAATTAGAAATAGGACAGGTATCGGCTGTGATTCACGATATCAAGCCCGCCGCGCAGATCGTAGAAGAAATGATGGAAGAGTATCAAAGTGCGATACAAACCTTAATTCAAAAGTAATTCAATATCATCTTTCAATCGTAGTATTTCGTCTGAACGGGTGCCATTGTAAATCCCCCTGATTTGCCTTTGAGTATCAACCAGGATAAAATTGGGAGTATGGATAAAATCCTGTAATCCTCCATCACCCTCATCAAGGACAGCAAAATAACTTTTACGGGCGAGGTCATAAATATGCCGTTTATCTCCGG
This DNA window, taken from Muriicola soli, encodes the following:
- a CDS encoding NAD(P)H-dependent flavin oxidoreductase, translated to MSNRITQLFGIKYPIIQAGMIWASGWKLASAVSNAGGLGLIGAGSMYPEVLREHIQKCKEATSKPFGVNVPMLYPDIDKLMEIIVELEVPIVFTSAGNPATWTSFLKEKGIKVVHVVSSVKFALKAQQAGVDAVVAEGFEAGGHNGRDETTTLALIPAVREQIQIPLIAAGGIATGRSMLATMVLGADGVQVGTRFVASDEASSHIRFKERVVAAKEGDTQLTLKELAPVRMLKNEFFEQVQEAYRRCATPDELRELLGRARAKRGMFEGDLEEGELEIGQVSAVIHDIKPAAQIVEEMMEEYQSAIQTLIQK